A genomic segment from Pseudostreptobacillus hongkongensis encodes:
- the coaD gene encoding pantetheine-phosphate adenylyltransferase: MNKKVIYPGSFDPITKGHLDIIKRTSMLFDELIIGVFVNYSKKSWFSTNERVELIKKVLESEGITNAKIVEFSGLLVDYINKKDIDILVRGLRAVSDYEYELQVNLTNMALTNKKFETLFLTASREYLYLSSSIVKEVAINGGNLLEFVPKIIIEDVIKKAESIKDGR, encoded by the coding sequence ATGAATAAAAAAGTTATATATCCAGGAAGTTTTGATCCAATAACTAAAGGACATTTAGATATAATTAAAAGAACATCGATGCTTTTTGATGAACTTATAATAGGAGTTTTTGTAAACTATTCTAAGAAATCTTGGTTTAGTACTAATGAACGTGTTGAACTTATAAAAAAAGTATTAGAATCAGAGGGAATAACTAATGCGAAAATAGTTGAATTTTCTGGATTATTAGTAGACTATATTAATAAGAAAGATATAGATATATTAGTTAGAGGATTAAGGGCAGTATCTGATTATGAGTATGAATTGCAAGTTAATTTAACTAATATGGCATTGACTAATAAAAAATTTGAAACACTATTTTTAACAGCATCAAGAGAATATCTTTATTTGAGCTCTAGTATAGTTAAAGAAGTGGCTATAAATGGAGGCAATTTATTAGAATTTGTTCCTAAAATAATAATAGAAGATGTTATAAAAAAGGCAGAAAGTATAAAAGATGGCAGATAA
- the radA gene encoding DNA repair protein RadA, whose amino-acid sequence MADKKKIKYVCNECGYQSTKWMGKCPACDSWGTIEEEIEVKMSGIRKTVKNVSSTKINEVKFEKDFRVKTKYEEFDRVLGGGLTKGEVVLITGNPGIGKSTFLLQLSNEYAKNRNVLYISGEESVKQIKERAVRIQVNSSKLNLLSETNLEVIEQTIENEKPEVIIIDSIQTIYSENVSSVPGSVSQIRECSLKLIDIAKNNDISFYIVGHVTKDGKLAGPKLLEHMVDAVLSFEGDENNYYRIIRSIKNRYGSTNEISIFDMREDGVSEIKNPSEFFISERDEKNIGSIITTSIEGSRVILFEIQTLSFPIKFGIPKRVIEGYDKNRVELLSAVVSRVFGMDLSGNDIYLNIPGGIEIKDQSADLAIVLSLISTIRSIGISQKIAAIGEIGLRGEVRKVSFIKKRIKELEKLGFTGVYLPKLHMTELENFETTVKLNYINNISELVERL is encoded by the coding sequence ATGGCAGATAAAAAGAAAATAAAATATGTGTGTAATGAATGTGGTTATCAAAGTACTAAATGGATGGGGAAATGTCCAGCTTGTGATAGTTGGGGAACTATAGAAGAAGAAATAGAAGTTAAAATGTCAGGTATTAGAAAAACTGTTAAGAATGTTTCTTCTACTAAAATAAATGAGGTTAAGTTTGAAAAAGACTTTAGAGTAAAAACAAAATATGAAGAATTTGATAGAGTTTTAGGTGGAGGTCTTACTAAAGGAGAAGTAGTTTTAATTACTGGTAATCCGGGTATAGGTAAATCTACCTTTTTGTTGCAACTTTCAAATGAATATGCTAAAAATAGAAATGTTTTGTATATTTCAGGGGAAGAATCAGTTAAACAAATTAAAGAAAGAGCTGTTAGAATACAGGTTAATTCAAGTAAGTTAAACCTTTTAAGTGAAACAAATCTAGAAGTAATAGAACAAACTATAGAAAATGAAAAACCAGAAGTGATAATAATAGATTCTATACAAACTATATATTCTGAAAATGTGAGTTCAGTTCCAGGAAGTGTAAGTCAAATAAGGGAATGTAGTTTAAAATTAATAGATATAGCAAAAAATAATGATATTTCATTTTATATTGTTGGTCATGTTACTAAAGATGGTAAACTTGCAGGGCCTAAATTGTTAGAGCATATGGTAGATGCTGTACTTTCTTTTGAAGGTGATGAAAATAATTATTATAGAATAATAAGAAGTATAAAAAATAGATATGGATCGACAAATGAAATTTCAATATTTGATATGAGAGAAGATGGTGTTTCTGAAATTAAAAATCCATCTGAATTTTTCATATCAGAAAGAGATGAAAAAAATATTGGTAGTATAATAACAACATCTATAGAGGGTTCCAGAGTAATATTATTTGAAATACAGACTTTATCATTTCCTATAAAATTTGGTATACCCAAAAGAGTTATAGAAGGCTATGATAAAAATAGAGTAGAACTTTTATCTGCTGTTGTATCAAGAGTTTTTGGGATGGATTTATCAGGGAATGATATATATTTAAATATACCTGGGGGTATAGAAATTAAGGATCAATCTGCAGATCTTGCTATAGTTTTATCTTTAATATCAACTATAAGATCTATAGGTATAAGTCAAAAAATAGCTGCTATTGGAGAAATAGGGTTAAGAGGTGAGGTTAGAAAAGTTTCTTTTATTAAAAAGAGAATAAAGGAATTAGAAAAACTTGGTTTTACTGGAGTGTATTTACCTAAATTACATATGACTGAGCTTGAGAATTTTGAAACAACAGTAAAACTAAACTATATCAATAATATATCAGAATTGGTGGAAAGGCTGTGA
- the disA gene encoding DNA integrity scanning diadenylate cyclase DisA — protein MLVKPEYEKIMKSIFKIVAPGQPLRIAIERIQEASLGGLLILSSIESIEKYVDGGFVLNTAFSPQKVYELAKMDGAVLISEDLKTIYGANVQLQPDKEIQTDESGTRHRTADRIAKLTNKLVITISERRKRITVFKGDFKYILDLVGDLLTKASQAIMSLEKYAISVNKYMEDLTLSEFENTVILEEVLNGLRYFYLMFIMDKEVNQYIMELGNEGRLIELQHHEIMANQRITFNNFVKDYTLKISKSPEKIFDELMKLEKDEIREDAKIAKILGYDLKQTLLDETLESKGYRILSSANKLTKKDVENIVDHFKNLKSLLSSGYDEIYSIKGMGKFKTERVLRMKEKFENKY, from the coding sequence ATGTTAGTTAAACCTGAATATGAAAAAATTATGAAAAGTATATTTAAAATAGTGGCACCAGGACAACCTTTAAGAATAGCTATAGAAAGAATACAAGAAGCCTCTTTAGGAGGACTTTTGATATTAAGTTCTATAGAAAGTATAGAAAAATATGTAGATGGAGGATTTGTTTTAAATACAGCATTTAGTCCACAAAAGGTGTATGAACTTGCAAAAATGGATGGTGCAGTTTTAATATCAGAAGATCTTAAAACTATTTATGGAGCAAATGTTCAATTACAACCTGATAAAGAGATTCAAACTGATGAAAGTGGAACAAGACATAGAACAGCAGATAGAATAGCAAAACTTACTAATAAGTTGGTTATTACCATATCAGAAAGAAGAAAAAGAATAACAGTATTTAAGGGTGATTTTAAATACATTCTAGATTTAGTAGGAGATTTATTAACTAAGGCTTCACAAGCTATTATGTCTCTTGAAAAATATGCTATATCAGTTAATAAATATATGGAAGATCTAACATTATCTGAATTTGAAAATACTGTAATTTTAGAAGAAGTTTTAAACGGTCTTAGATATTTTTATCTTATGTTTATTATGGATAAGGAAGTTAATCAATATATTATGGAACTTGGGAATGAAGGTAGATTGATAGAATTACAACATCATGAAATAATGGCAAATCAAAGAATTACTTTTAATAATTTTGTTAAAGATTATACTTTAAAAATTAGTAAGAGTCCAGAAAAGATATTTGATGAATTGATGAAACTTGAAAAAGATGAAATTAGAGAAGATGCAAAAATTGCTAAAATTTTAGGATATGATTTAAAACAAACATTGTTAGATGAAACTTTAGAATCTAAAGGATATAGAATTTTAAGTTCAGCTAATAAGTTAACTAAAAAAGATGTAGAAAATATAGTTGATCATTTTAAAAATTTAAAAAGTTTATTATCATCAGGATATGATGAAATATATAGTATAAAAGGGATGGGGAAATTTAAAACTGAAAGAGTTTTAAGAATGAAAGAAAAATTTGAAAATAAATATTAG
- a CDS encoding aminoacyl-histidine dipeptidase, whose protein sequence is MNTVTKGIYPENVLGFFEEISKIPRGSGKEKQISDWLVNFAKERNLEVYQDKYNNVVIKKEATSGYENYMPLILQGHMDMVWEKNKDVDFDFEKEGIKLKIENGYLMAQGTTLGADNGIAVAMALAILDSKDIKHPALEILITTDEEVNMVGAENFDTSLLKGKKMINLDTEEVGKIYVSSAGGATLKLSSKVENYSLDKEDKVYLIEILGLKGGHSGAEIHLNLGNSIKILSKLLKHLSINHNYELIEIDGGNKDNAIPREAHAKIATRSSIDSIKELLDKFIVVEKDNYPEELGLRYEIKEISDKSLRKISDRDTHKLVSFYNEFPHGVRTMSQSIEGLVQTSLNFGVLKTELEGNNSIFKINTLLRSSSVKELDDLQEFVIELAKKYETEGVKVPSFHPWEYREDSSLRRLSEKVFYNKFNKEIEMKAIHAGLECGLFTDKIEDLDVISFGPDIFGAHTPEERMGLESVKITWDYLLEILKEYNLVD, encoded by the coding sequence ATGAATACAGTAACTAAAGGAATCTATCCTGAAAATGTACTTGGATTTTTTGAAGAAATTTCAAAAATACCTAGAGGATCAGGAAAAGAAAAACAAATAAGTGATTGGTTAGTAAATTTTGCAAAAGAAAGAAATTTGGAAGTATATCAAGATAAATATAATAATGTGGTTATAAAAAAAGAAGCAACAAGTGGATATGAAAACTATATGCCTTTAATTTTACAAGGACACATGGATATGGTTTGGGAAAAAAATAAAGATGTTGACTTTGATTTTGAAAAAGAAGGTATAAAATTAAAAATAGAAAATGGATATTTAATGGCACAAGGAACAACTCTTGGTGCAGATAATGGTATAGCTGTTGCAATGGCACTTGCTATTTTAGATTCAAAAGATATTAAACATCCAGCACTTGAAATTTTAATTACAACTGATGAAGAAGTTAATATGGTAGGTGCAGAAAATTTTGATACAAGTCTATTAAAAGGTAAGAAAATGATAAATCTTGATACTGAAGAAGTTGGGAAAATTTATGTAAGTAGTGCAGGTGGAGCAACTTTAAAATTAAGTAGTAAAGTTGAGAATTATTCATTAGATAAAGAAGATAAAGTATATCTTATAGAAATTCTAGGATTAAAAGGAGGACATTCAGGTGCAGAAATCCATTTAAATTTAGGAAATTCTATTAAGATATTATCTAAATTATTAAAACATCTTTCTATTAATCATAACTATGAACTTATAGAAATTGATGGCGGAAATAAGGATAATGCTATACCTAGAGAAGCACATGCTAAAATTGCAACTAGATCAAGTATTGATAGTATAAAAGAATTATTAGATAAATTTATAGTTGTTGAAAAAGACAATTATCCTGAAGAATTAGGATTAAGATATGAAATAAAAGAAATATCAGATAAATCTTTAAGAAAAATATCTGATAGAGATACACATAAATTAGTATCATTTTATAATGAATTTCCTCATGGAGTAAGAACTATGAGTCAAAGTATAGAAGGACTTGTTCAAACATCACTTAATTTTGGTGTTTTAAAAACAGAATTAGAGGGTAATAATTCAATATTTAAAATCAATACATTACTTAGAAGTTCAAGTGTAAAAGAATTAGATGATTTACAAGAATTTGTAATAGAATTAGCTAAAAAATATGAAACTGAGGGAGTTAAGGTACCATCTTTCCATCCTTGGGAATATAGGGAAGATTCATCTTTAAGAAGATTAAGTGAAAAAGTATTCTATAATAAATTCAATAAGGAAATTGAAATGAAGGCTATTCATGCTGGGCTTGAATGTGGTCTGTTTACAGATAAAATAGAGGATTTAGATGTAATATCATTTGGTCCAGATATTTTTGGAGCTCATACTCCTGAAGAAAGAATGGGACTTGAAAGTGTTAAAATTACTTGGGATTACTTATTAGAAATTCTTAAGGAATATAATTTGGTTGATTAA
- the rnmV gene encoding ribonuclease M5, giving the protein MMEKLKIDDIVIVEGKDDVSKLNQVIDATIIPLHGSVGLSREKIEIIKQLSEKNNIILLTDPDFTGKRIRDKINSSVKSNIFNLYVPRSIATKKENVGVENVDKEELYRIFLEYLENKEEIIKKSTYKYTIKDLIEHNLTGTLDSKLRREVLGDLLKIGYFNSKSLINVLNGMCISYEEFCKKIIIMNNKLDRKEKVGIIFGKFIPVHNGHLNFIKEAAQLVDKLYVTLCVEKTRDDNLIFNSTLPKVITENDRYRFLKKELSGLFNVEILILREEGIETYPNGWLSWTKRVVELLEKNNIVINSVFSNETQDTVNYKKYFKGYKVFSKELDVHVMDPKRFAYNVSATKIRTNYEEYKKYLPKSVLDFLEK; this is encoded by the coding sequence ATGATGGAAAAGTTAAAAATAGATGATATAGTTATAGTTGAAGGTAAAGATGATGTAAGTAAATTAAATCAAGTTATTGATGCTACAATTATACCTCTTCACGGTAGTGTGGGACTAAGTAGAGAAAAAATAGAGATAATAAAACAATTGTCTGAAAAAAATAATATAATATTATTAACAGATCCTGATTTTACAGGAAAGAGGATAAGAGATAAAATAAACTCTAGTGTTAAGTCAAACATATTTAATCTTTATGTTCCAAGAAGCATAGCAACTAAAAAAGAAAATGTAGGCGTTGAAAATGTTGATAAAGAGGAACTGTATAGAATATTTTTAGAATATTTAGAAAACAAAGAAGAAATTATTAAGAAATCTACATATAAGTATACGATAAAAGACCTTATAGAGCATAATTTAACAGGAACATTAGATTCGAAACTAAGACGGGAAGTTTTAGGAGATTTATTAAAAATAGGATATTTTAATTCTAAATCATTAATCAATGTTTTAAATGGTATGTGTATATCATATGAGGAATTTTGTAAGAAGATTATAATTATGAATAATAAACTTGATAGGAAAGAAAAGGTAGGTATAATATTTGGGAAATTTATACCCGTACATAATGGACATCTGAATTTTATAAAAGAAGCAGCTCAATTAGTTGATAAGTTGTATGTAACTTTGTGTGTTGAAAAAACTCGTGATGATAATTTAATTTTTAATTCAACTTTACCTAAGGTTATAACAGAAAATGATAGATATAGATTTTTGAAAAAAGAACTTTCAGGATTATTCAATGTTGAGATATTAATTTTAAGAGAAGAAGGAATAGAAACTTATCCTAATGGTTGGCTATCTTGGACTAAAAGAGTAGTAGAATTATTAGAAAAAAATAATATAGTTATAAATTCCGTTTTTTCAAATGAAACACAAGATACAGTTAATTATAAAAAATATTTTAAAGGGTATAAAGTTTTTTCTAAAGAACTTGATGTACATGTTATGGATCCTAAAAGATTTGCATATAATGTGTCTGCTACTAAAATTAGAACAAATTATGAAGAATATAAAAAGTATTTACCAAAATCAGTACTCGACTTTTTAGAAAAATAA
- the aphA gene encoding acid phosphatase AphA, whose protein sequence is MKKMMLVAALMAFGALSYTAEKEPYTHKGYTTKELMVVGENNAKEVKWVTVDDIRESLKNTGPIVVSFDIDDTVLASSPCFFYGEKHFSKEGVKYTRNQEYWNFLDESKCDEYSLPKNSSKEIIKMHLDRGDQVIFITGRTAAKGYTGDKLDSTAMILQKEFGITNMKPISYRTPETKAANKYDKTYYIKKYGVSLHYGDSDDDILAARESGIRGIRVERALNSNNTSGALNGGYGEEVVKNSSY, encoded by the coding sequence ATGAAAAAAATGATGTTAGTTGCCGCGTTAATGGCATTTGGGGCACTTTCTTATACTGCAGAAAAAGAACCTTATACTCATAAAGGTTATACAACTAAGGAATTAATGGTTGTTGGAGAAAATAATGCAAAAGAAGTTAAATGGGTAACTGTTGATGATATTAGAGAAAGTTTAAAAAATACAGGTCCTATAGTTGTTAGCTTTGACATAGATGATACAGTACTTGCATCAAGCCCATGTTTCTTCTACGGTGAAAAACATTTTTCTAAAGAAGGTGTTAAATACACTCGTAATCAAGAATACTGGAATTTCTTAGATGAATCTAAATGTGATGAATATTCATTACCTAAAAATTCTTCTAAAGAAATAATTAAAATGCATTTAGACAGAGGAGACCAAGTAATATTTATAACAGGTAGAACAGCTGCTAAAGGGTATACTGGAGATAAATTAGACTCAACAGCTATGATTTTACAAAAAGAATTTGGTATAACTAATATGAAACCTATTTCATATAGAACACCTGAAACAAAAGCAGCAAATAAATATGACAAAACTTACTATATTAAAAAATATGGTGTTTCATTACACTATGGAGATAGTGATGATGATATCTTAGCAGCAAGAGAATCAGGAATAAGAGGAATAAGAGTAGAAAGAGCTCTTAACAGTAATAATACATCAGGAGCTTTAAATGGTGGATATGGTGAAGAAGTAGTTAAAAATTCTTCATACTAG
- a CDS encoding M13-type metalloendopeptidase, with the protein MKKIIKLLTLFVLASFLSFSSSKSVRLEDDFYTYVNKEWQSKHPIPKGETDIDNFSIIVDKTEEQLKKLVAELVKNEKKLKEGSDEQKLVTFYDMAKDFKTRNKLRIKPIQNELKAIGSVKTMKEFIELNKEQILTGNSMIYSISVYKDTKDNTQNVLYIDTPGIGLSKLYIEGTNSYAKKRQKAYKNNLINIFMYKGDSKKEAIRKADLVFNLETKIAKFMRTQEEDQDVEKSYNILSIEDINNIANKLGYKEILDKYDLSKAKKIIVSDPNFLEKFTELLTDENLEAFKAKQEYTLIKSNTMYLDKKLIEISAKYSQEILGVYNMENNSTLAYYVTSSIFSDALGKAYVDKYFDPKTKQEVINMMEDIKETYRRRIRELDWIKEETKNKAIEKINKLSLHVGYPDKWENLNGIEIKSYEQGGNLVSNKNKIVEHEIIKNFKELGEKPDRNKWGSPTYEVNAYYDMEANAIVVPAGIIQSPLYDPKGTPEQKLGGLGAILGHELSHGFDRTGALFDSNGNLNPWWNEEDYKQFQIKVKKVAELFSKIEVKPGHFVNGEISTGEIMADIGGVTVVLDIAKQKGYDLDKVFKAYAKVWRGNILDEALIANLTDNHPPAKYRVNNIVNLMDDFYKTYNIKETDKMYVKPEDRIKVW; encoded by the coding sequence ATGAAGAAAATAATTAAGTTATTAACATTATTTGTATTAGCATCATTTTTATCTTTTTCGTCAAGTAAATCTGTAAGACTTGAAGATGATTTTTATACTTATGTTAATAAAGAGTGGCAATCTAAACATCCTATACCAAAAGGAGAAACTGATATAGATAATTTCTCTATAATTGTAGATAAAACAGAAGAACAATTAAAGAAATTAGTAGCTGAGTTAGTTAAAAATGAAAAGAAATTAAAAGAAGGTAGTGATGAACAAAAACTTGTTACTTTCTATGATATGGCTAAAGATTTTAAAACTAGAAATAAGTTAAGAATAAAACCTATACAAAATGAGCTTAAAGCAATAGGTTCAGTAAAAACAATGAAAGAATTTATTGAACTTAATAAAGAACAAATACTAACAGGTAATAGTATGATTTATTCTATATCTGTATATAAAGATACTAAGGATAATACTCAGAATGTTTTATACATAGATACTCCTGGTATAGGTCTTTCAAAACTTTATATCGAAGGTACTAATTCTTATGCTAAAAAGAGACAAAAAGCATATAAGAATAATTTAATAAATATATTCATGTATAAAGGGGATAGTAAAAAAGAAGCTATAAGAAAAGCTGATTTAGTATTTAATTTAGAAACTAAAATTGCTAAATTTATGAGAACTCAAGAAGAAGATCAAGATGTTGAGAAATCATATAACATATTGAGTATAGAGGATATAAATAATATAGCGAATAAGTTAGGATATAAAGAAATACTTGATAAATATGACTTATCTAAAGCTAAAAAAATTATAGTTTCAGACCCTAATTTCCTTGAAAAATTTACAGAATTATTAACTGATGAAAATTTAGAAGCATTTAAAGCAAAACAAGAATATACGTTAATAAAATCAAATACTATGTATTTAGATAAAAAGTTAATAGAAATATCTGCTAAATATTCACAAGAAATTTTAGGAGTATATAATATGGAAAATAATAGTACTTTAGCATATTATGTTACAAGTAGTATATTTTCTGATGCATTAGGAAAAGCATATGTAGATAAATATTTTGATCCTAAAACTAAGCAAGAAGTTATAAATATGATGGAAGATATTAAAGAAACTTATAGAAGAAGAATAAGAGAATTAGATTGGATTAAAGAAGAAACTAAAAATAAGGCAATAGAAAAAATAAATAAATTATCATTACATGTTGGATATCCTGATAAATGGGAAAATTTAAATGGAATAGAGATAAAATCATATGAACAAGGTGGAAATTTAGTTTCAAATAAAAATAAAATAGTTGAACATGAAATTATTAAGAATTTCAAAGAATTAGGAGAAAAACCTGATAGAAATAAATGGGGATCACCAACTTATGAAGTAAATGCATATTATGATATGGAGGCTAATGCAATAGTTGTTCCAGCTGGAATAATTCAATCACCATTATATGATCCTAAAGGAACTCCTGAACAAAAATTAGGGGGTCTTGGAGCTATACTTGGACATGAATTAAGTCATGGATTTGATAGAACAGGAGCATTATTTGATTCTAATGGTAATTTAAATCCTTGGTGGAATGAAGAAGACTATAAGCAATTCCAAATTAAAGTTAAGAAAGTTGCAGAGCTATTCTCTAAAATAGAAGTTAAACCAGGACATTTTGTTAATGGTGAAATATCAACAGGGGAAATAATGGCTGATATTGGTGGAGTTACAGTAGTTTTAGATATAGCTAAGCAAAAAGGATATGATTTAGATAAAGTGTTTAAAGCATATGCTAAAGTTTGGAGAGGAAATATTCTAGATGAAGCATTAATTGCTAATTTAACTGACAATCATCCACCTGCAAAGTATAGAGTTAATAATATAGTTAATCTTATGGATGATTTTTACAAGACATATAATATAAAAGAAACAGATAAAATGTATGTAAAACCTGAAGATAGAATAAAAGTTTGGTAA
- a CDS encoding flavodoxin, which produces MKVGIYYGTTTGTTEDIAHRIADNFDDADVIEISNGIDGFPDYDLLIWGSPTWGLGDLQDEWMIYIDEIEDMDLSDKYVALFGTGDQASFSDSFIDAIEILYNKAKKANAKLIGFTDTDGYEFTRSAAVKNGKFIGLAIDELNQPDLSEDRVNAWCEQLKEEMK; this is translated from the coding sequence ATGAAAGTTGGAATTTATTATGGTACTACTACTGGAACAACTGAAGATATAGCACATAGAATAGCAGATAATTTTGATGATGCAGATGTAATTGAAATATCTAATGGTATAGATGGTTTCCCAGATTATGATTTATTAATATGGGGGTCTCCAACTTGGGGATTAGGAGATCTACAAGATGAATGGATGATATATATTGATGAAATAGAAGATATGGATTTAAGTGATAAGTATGTTGCATTATTTGGAACAGGAGATCAAGCATCATTTTCTGATTCATTCATAGATGCTATAGAGATATTGTATAATAAAGCAAAAAAAGCAAACGCAAAATTAATTGGATTTACAGATACAGATGGCTATGAATTTACAAGATCTGCAGCTGTTAAAAATGGAAAATTTATAGGCCTTGCAATAGATGAATTAAATCAACCTGACTTATCTGAAGATAGAGTTAATGCATGGTGTGAACAACTTAAAGAAGAAATGAAATAA